The DNA region GAACGGGAACCGGCCGTGTACCGCGTACGTCCCAACGATCACCGGGCGTCACCGGACACCCGGCCGATCGCAAGGGAGCAACCGCGCATGAGGAAGGTCCTGATCACCGGCGGTGCCGGCTTCATCGGCAGCACGGTGGCCTCCGTCCTGCTCGACCGGGGCATCACCCCGGTCGTCCTGGACGACCTGTCCAAGGGCCGCGCCGAGTTCGTGCGGAACCGCGTGTTCTACCAGGGCGACATCGCCGACGCCGCCCTGCTGGAGCGGATCTTCACCGAGCACCCGGACATCGACGCGACCGTGCACTGCGCGGCCCGGATCATCGTCCCGGAGTCGGTGGCCAAGCCGCTGTTCTACTACCGGGAGAACGTCGCCAAGACCGTCGAACTGCTCGACGCCCTGCAGCGCCACGGCTGCACCCGGGTGGTGTTCAGCAGCTCCGCCTCGATCTACGCGCCGACCCCGGACGCCAAGGTCGACGAGAGCTCCGCGGTCGAGGCGAACAGCCCGTACGCGCGCACCAAGCTGATGATGGAGCAGGTGCTCCAGGACTGGACCCGGGGCGAGGGGGCCGAGCAGCAACGGGTCATCGCCCTGCGGTACTTCAACCCGATCGGCGCCGACTCCCAGCTGCGCACCGGCCTGCAGAACCTCAACCCCAGCCACGCCCTCGGCAAGCTGATCGAGGCGCACACCTACGGCACCCCGTTCACCGTCACCGGTGTCGACTGGCCGACCCGGGACGGGTCCGGCATCCGCGACTACATCCACGTGCAGGACCTGGCGGAGGCGCACGTCGCGGCGCTGCTCCGGTTCGACGAGGTGATCGCCCCCGACGCCGCCGACCGCTACCGGGCGATCAACGTCGGAACGGGCGAGGGCACCACCGTCCGTGAGCTGGTCGCCGCCTTCGAACAGGCCGTCGGCACCGAGCTGGACGTCCGCGAGGCCGGGCCCCGCCCGGGTGACGTGATCGGCTGCTACGCCTCCGTGGACGCCGCCCGCGATCTGCTCGGCTGGGCACCGCAACGCACCCTCGCCGAGGGTGTCGCCGACGCGCTGGCCTGGCGCACCAAGTGGGCCGCCGAACTCGGCGTCAGCTGACCGGACCGGTCGTCACCTCACGGCCTCGCCGGAGCGCGCCCAGTTGTCGTGCAGCCGGTCCAGGTAGGACTGCGCCTGCGGACCGATCTTGACGCCCCGGGCGAAGGCGAGCATGTTGCCCGCCCCGGCGTTGTAGCCGAGGGCGAGCAGCTCGTCCTTGTCCAGCGGGGCGCTGACCCGGGCGGGGAGCTGGCCGGCGAGGTCGTGGAGGTGCCAGGCGGCGGCCTGGATCGCCAGGTTGCGGTCGTCCGGCAGCTCCTCCCAGCGGCGGGAGGCGAACGGGCGGCCCGGCTTGGTGTCGTCGAAGGCGGCCCGGTGCATGTTGGCGATGCCGAAGGCGGCGTCCGGCTTGTTGCGCTGCCACGCCCGTTCGAACTCGGGGTCGTGGGGTTTGTACGCCTCGTTGTAGAGGATCGCCATCAGCAGCTGGGGGTTGACCCCGGCCTCGCCGGCGTACTGGCGCACGGGCGCCGCGTAGTCGGCCGGTTCGTAGCTGCCGGAGGGCTTCGACGGCGATGCGGACGACGCGCCCGGGGAGGCGGCGGAGGGCGCCGCGGCGGTGGTGGACGGGGACGAGGAGGGCGCGGCCGAGGAGGTGGCGGGCTCGTGGCCGCCCCCGCGGACGATGCCCCACCCGGCCGCCGCCAGCACACCGATCACGATCCAGCGCCCCCAGCGGGACCCCTTCTGCTCCTCACTCACCGCTGTCGGCCCCTCCCCGTTCGCCCGTCATCCAGTTCGATCACCGTACGGTCGGCCGTGCCTCGTGGGAGGCCCGTCCGACCCTATTCGGCGGTCTTCTGCTCGCCGTCGAGGTTGCGCAGGAAGTCCTTCGCCTTCTCGACACCGGTGTCGATCTGCCCGCTGTACTTGCCGTCCGTGCGGTCGTCGATCACCTCGCCGACCTTCTCCAGGCCCTGCCCGAGCACGTCGCTGTGCTCGCGGGCGAGGTCGGTGGCCTTGTCCGCGAGGTTCTTCAGACTCTCAAACATGGTGACGCTCTGCTCCTCTGATGCGTTCCTGTAGGTGTGCCGACGTGGCGGGGATCATGGTCATCCTGTGGCGGGGATCATGGTCATCGTAACGAGAGCCCCGAAACGTTCGGTCGCGGCGGAACGGCGGCGGGTGACTTTGCTGATATGGGTTTGTATGCTCCACATCAACCTCTACAGGCCTGTAGACGGTGGGAACTGCCACGGGACCGGTGGCGTCCCGGCACGAGCGGTGGCGTGGTCGCGCCGCCGCAGCCGAAACGATCGAGGGAAGTGCGCATGGCCGGCCAGCGGGCGAGAACGTCGTACCAGGACGCGGGACCTCGCACCGAGGACCCCGCCGTGCCCGCCCAGCGCTCCCGCGCGGCCGGCGGCGACGCCGACCCGGCACGGGAGGCCCGCGCCCAGCGCGGCGGGGCCTCGCGCCGCAGGCAGCAGGCCCGCCGGCGTGGCGGTCCGCTCGCCGCGCTCACGGCGGTCGGGCTGCCGCTGGTCGGCGGGATCGCGGACGAGCTGAGCGGCCCCGGGGCCGGCATCCTGTTCGCGGTCGGCGCGGTGCTCGGCACCGGCCTCGCCGCCCTGCTGTGCAGCCGTGCCGGCCGTTGGTGGGTGGTGACCGCCGCCCCGGTGGTGGTGCTGCTGACCGCCTCGGGGGTCGAATACCTGTGCAATCCCGACAAGTACCAGGGCAAGGGCCTGGGCACCGGCGCGGTGCGCTGGATGGTCGGGGCGTTCCCGGTGATGGCGGAGGCGGTGGCGGTCGTGCTGCTGGTGATCGTGGTCCGGGCGGTGCTCGAGCGCCGCAGGCCCGCCCGGGCGGGTGCCCCGAGCGGAAGGGGGCGCCGTGGCTGAGCTCAGCAACCGCCCGCGCGGGCGGGTTCCGGGCCGTGGCCCGGCCCCGCTGACCGTCGCCGGCCGCACCCTGGCCTGTGCCGTGTCGGTCGCCGTGCTCGGCGCCAGCGGCTTCACCTGGTACGAGTACCGCAGCCTGGACGACGGCGTGTTCAAGTCCACCGCGCTGGCCGACGCCAAGAAGAACGCCCCGCCGCATCTGGACAAGTCCGTCAACCTGCTGCTGATCGGCCTCGACAGCCGCAAGGACATGGACGGCAACGACCTGCCCAAGCAGTTCGTCGAGGACGAACTGCACGCCGGCTCCAGTGAGATCGGCGGCTACAACACCAACGCCCTGATCGTGCTGCACATCCCGGCCAACGGCGGCAAGGTCACCGCGCTGTCCGTCCCGCGTGACGACTACGTGCAGACCGTCGGCGCCGACGGCAGGATGCACAAGATCAAGGAGGCCTACGGCATCGCCAAGGAGGCCGCCGAGGCGAAGCTCGCCGGCAAGGCCCTCTCCAGGGCGGAGCTGGAACGGCAGAGCCGGGAGGCGGGCCGCTCGGCCACCATCCAGACCGTGCAGAGCTTCCTGGACGTCCCGATCGACCACTTCGCCGAGGTCAACCTGATCGGCTTCTACGACATCGCCAAGGCGGTCGAACCGATCCAGGTCTGCCTCAACCACCCGGTCGACGATCCGATCATCGCCCGGACCGCCACCCACGAGGGCGGCGGCACCGGCCTCAAGCTGCCCGCCGGGATCAGCTCGCTCGACGCCGCCCAGGCGCTGTCCTTCGTCCGCCAGCGCCACCACCTGACCAACGGCGACCTCGACCGCACCCACCGGCAGCAGGCGTTCATCTCCTCGGTCGAGTACCGGCTCAAGCAGCAGGGCATCCTCAACGACTTCGGGCAGATGCAGAAGCTGTTCGAGGTGGTGAAGAAGGACGTCGTGATCGACAACGAGTGGAACGTCCTCGACTTCGCCCAGCAGGCGCCCAACCTCACCGGTGGCAACGTCGAGTTCAACACCCTGCCGATCACCGGGTTCAAGACCATCGGCGGGCAGGAGGTCAACACCGTCAACCCGGACCTGATCAAGAGGATCGTCCGGCAGCTGTTCAACCACGAACAGGCGCCCGCCGTCCCGGCCACGGCGCCCGGCAACGCCCCGAGCGAGACGGCCACGTCCACGCCCTCGCCGAGCGCCGCACCCAAGTCCGTGGTCGACGTCAACGCGGCGGCCGGTGCGGGCGCGGCGGCCACCGAGTCCAAGGCGCTGGTCGAACTCGGCTACCAGGCGGGAAGGATCGGGGAGGCCCCGGCGCGGACCCGGGCCACCGCGGTGACGTACGGCAGCGGCGCCAAGGCCGACGCCCAGGCGGTCGCCGCCCGCTACGGCGTCACCGCCGTCCCGTCCTCGGCGGTCGCGGCGGGCCACGTCCTGGTCACCCTCGCCGCCACCCGCACTCCGACCCCCACCCCGACCGCGCCCTCGGCGGGTGCCTCGGCTCCGGCCGACGGCTCGGCCGACCCGGCCGCCGGGTTGCCGATGCAGGGGCCGGCGGTGAAGGCCGGCGGGATCCCCTGCGTCGACTGATCGGTCATTCCGGGTGACGGGCGTTCACCGGCCGGGCCAGTCGTCGGGCCGGCCGGGTCGGTCGGGCTGCTCGGGCTGGTGGACGCGCAGGTCCCGCAGGGGCTCATGGCCGAGCACCTCGACGTACATGATCCGGCCGTCGACGACGTCCAGGAAGAGGGTGCCCTTCGCGGGTAGCAGCGGCACGCAGCGATGGCCCGGGCCGTACGGCTGTCCGGCCCGGTGGGGCTCCGTGTGGAAGCTCTGGCAGAAGTCGTCGCCGCAGCCGCAGTCCGCGACCAGGCGCAGATCCCGGGCGTGGACGGCGAGTTCGGGCTCACCCTCCTGCTCCAGGAGCGCGACCAGCTCGTGGACGAGATCGGGGAAGACCTCGCGGACGAGGGGGTGGCCGGTCATGGGCGCGGTGCCTTCTCGCCGTGGACCGCGGAGTACTCGGCGGCGAGCCAGCGGGCCAGGTCGTCGATGAGCACGGTCAGGACGGCGCGGTCGGTGGTGGGTGTGCGGGCGACGGCCGCGGCGAGGCGCATCTGCTCGGCGCGGTCGGGGTAGTGGGCGGCGAAGGCCTCGGCGGAGACGGTGAGGTCGCTGGTCCAGCCGTTCCAGCGGGGCATGACCAGGGTGAAGCCGGTGCGGACGATCCGGCGCGAGACGGTGCGGCTGAGCGCTGCGAGATCGGCGTCCTGGGCGGCGACGCCCGGGGTGGCGGCGGCCGCGAGTCGTTCGCGCCAGCGGGGGAGGACGAGCGCGAGGTCGCCGTTGGTCTCGCGGGCGAGCAGGGGGCTCGGGCGGTAGCGGGGGAGCCGCCCGGCGAGGTCCTCGCCGAGCAACGGGGTGCAGAGGCAGGCGACGAACCATCCCAGGTCGTACCGCTCCAACTCGCTGAGCAGCGTGTCCGTGTCGAACAGGAGCACGCCGACGCCGTTGACCTGGGGAAAGGCCGAATCGAGGGCGGCCTCCAGGACGTCGGCCTCGGCGCGGTCGTCCGGGGTGGGCCGGCGGCGCAGGGCGAGCAGCAGGTCGAGGTCGGAGACACCGGGGACCGCGGTGCCCCGCGGGATGCTGCCGTACAGGTAGGCGCCGTGCAGCCGGGCGGGGCCGAACGCGGCGGCGATCCGCTCCCGGGCGGCGTCGACCACCGGGGCGAACTCCGCCGTGACGCGGTCCAGCGAACCCTCCCGCGCGATGTACCCGTCCTCGTCCAGTCCTCTGCTGATCACGACGGCACTCTGCCGGTCCGCCGCATCGTTGGCCACCGATTAATGCGTGGAGTTGACGCCGGGTCAGTGTCAGTGGGGCGTGCAAGCATTCATCGCACACGAACACGAGGGGAACGCGCATGGGCACCTGGGACATCGGCAGAATCCCAGCGGCATCCGTCGCCGTCCTTCGGGAACTCCACAGTGTCGAACCGCTTGTACGAGCGGAAGCGCGGATATCCGGGCGCATCCCCGGACTTGACCCGGCGCGTTCGTGACGCCTTCGACGGGCTGCGCCGCTTCGGACAGTTCCAGAAGAACCTGGGGCTGGCCAAGGACATCCTGTCGGCCCGGCTGGCCGACCTGGTCGCCAACGGGGTGTTCGAACTCGCCCCGGCCGCCGACGGCGGTCCGTACCAGGAGTACCTGCTCACCGAGCAGGGGCGTGCCCTGTTCCCGGTGATCACCGCCCTGCGGCAGTGGGGTGACCAGTGGTTCTTCGCCGAGGGAGAGCCCCGGGCCCGACTGGTCGACCGCGCGTCGGGCGCGCCGGTCGCGCCCGTGGAGGTGCGCGCGGCGGACGGACGGGTGCTCGGTCCGGCGGAGGCCGAGGTGCTGCTGCCCGGGGCGGGCGCCTGAGACGCGCCGCTGCCACCGGCGTTCGCGATGGCCGGTGGCAGCGAGGAGTTCATGCGGTCAGGGTGTCGTGCGCGTCCCGGTGGTCGTGCCCGTCCCGGTGGTCGTGGTCTCGGTGGTCGTCGGAGGCCGGGAAACGGTGGTCTCCGTGGCCGTCGGAGGTCGGGAAGCGGTGGTCTCCGTGGCCGTCGGGCTCCTGGCGGTCATGGTCTCCGTTGCCGTCGGGGCTCGGGTGGTCGTGGTCTCCGTGGCCGTCGGGGCTCGGGTGGTCGTGGTCTCCGTTGCCGTCGGGGCTCTGGTGGTCGTCGTGCTCGCCGAGGACCCGGACGCGGACGCGGATCCGGTCGACGTGGACGTGCTCGACGAGGCGGTCGTCCCGGACGGCGTGCCCGAGGAGGTGGTCGAGCCGGACGTTGTCGAGCCCGATGTCGTCGAGCCGGAGGTCGCGGACCCGGACGTCGTCGCACCCGAGGAGGTCGCCGCCGAGGAGGTCGCGCCGGAGGAGGTCGCGCCGGAGGAGGCCGCCGACGTGGACCCTGATGCGGAGGTGGACCCCTTCGCCGACGTGGACCCGGACGCGGAGGTGGATCCCTTCGCCGACGTCGACGCCGTCGCCGTCGGAGTGGTCGGCTTCCACGGGACGGGCGGCGGGATGCCCGGCGCCAGCGGGCCCCTGGGCGGATCGACGTGCTTGTCCACCACGTCGATCCGCCCGGTCAGCCGGGAGAACCAGCCGCCCGTCTCGATGTTCACCAGGATGATCTCGGTCACCGGCTGCGGGGCCGGCGCCACCACGATCAGCGTGGTCGGCTGGAAGCCCGTCCACGCCTTCCCGGTGTACTTGGCGTTGCTCACCAGTGTCGCCGGCTTCAACGGGTTGCCGCAGGCGCAGCGCACCCGGGGCACGCCCTGGGAGTCCACCAGGACGGCGGTGCCAGCCTGCAGCGCCGACTGGTACTGCACCACGGCGCCGCTCTTGTAGCTGTGGTTGGTCACCCGGGTGTCCACCCGCAGGTACGCCGAGGTCAGCGAGCGCAGGTAGGACGGGACGGCGGACTGGTCGATGCCCGCCGCCGAGGCCCAGGCCCGACCGGCGTCGCCGCTGCCCACCATGCCGATCAGCCGTTCGGTGTCACAGCTGGGCTTGCTCATCGTCCCGCCGTACAGCCCGGCCGAGCTGCCCTGCACGCTGTGCAGGACGGCCGGGGAGCCGCTCTTCGGTGAACCGCCCGGCTGGGTCCGCGCGGTGGTGGACGTGGTGGCCGGCGCCGTGGTGGCCGGCGCCGTGGTGGGCGGTGCTGTGGTGGGCGGTGCCGTGGTGGGCGCGGGAGCGCTCACGCCCTGGGTTTCCACCGAAGGGGTGAACGGGGCGGGCCCGGGATCGGCCGGGGCCTGCAGGGCGACCTCATCGGCGCTCGGGATGGCCTCGTGCTTGCCGCCCTGGTTGTTGACGACCAGCACGGTGGCCACCACGGCCGCCACCACCACCGCCGCGGCGACCGACAGGCCCCTCCTGGAGCGCCACCACGGCCTGTGCGGGCCGCCGCCCGCACCACCGGCGGACGACCCGGACGGGCCCGAGGGCGGTGGTGGCACGGACGGCGGTCCGGCGGCGCCGCCACCGGCGGGCGGGCGGGCAAGCGGGCCGGAAGGGGGACCGGACGGCGGGCCGTACGGCGGTTCGCTCGGCGGCCCGGAGGGAGGCGGTTGGGAACTCATCGAGGCTCCGTTTCGCAGGCGGCCGGCGCGAACGGCCGGCACGGGAAAACTCCTGCCACTGGCTTCCATTTCTCCCCCGGTGCCCCGTTCGCCGCAACAGCAGGTGCCACCGCCG from Kitasatospora cathayae includes:
- a CDS encoding nucleotidyltransferase; this translates as MISRGLDEDGYIAREGSLDRVTAEFAPVVDAARERIAAAFGPARLHGAYLYGSIPRGTAVPGVSDLDLLLALRRRPTPDDRAEADVLEAALDSAFPQVNGVGVLLFDTDTLLSELERYDLGWFVACLCTPLLGEDLAGRLPRYRPSPLLARETNGDLALVLPRWRERLAAAATPGVAAQDADLAALSRTVSRRIVRTGFTLVMPRWNGWTSDLTVSAEAFAAHYPDRAEQMRLAAAVARTPTTDRAVLTVLIDDLARWLAAEYSAVHGEKAPRP
- a CDS encoding DUF6777 domain-containing protein → MEASGRSFPVPAVRAGRLRNGASMSSQPPPSGPPSEPPYGPPSGPPSGPLARPPAGGGAAGPPSVPPPPSGPSGSSAGGAGGGPHRPWWRSRRGLSVAAAVVVAAVVATVLVVNNQGGKHEAIPSADEVALQAPADPGPAPFTPSVETQGVSAPAPTTAPPTTAPPTTAPATTAPATTSTTARTQPGGSPKSGSPAVLHSVQGSSAGLYGGTMSKPSCDTERLIGMVGSGDAGRAWASAAGIDQSAVPSYLRSLTSAYLRVDTRVTNHSYKSGAVVQYQSALQAGTAVLVDSQGVPRVRCACGNPLKPATLVSNAKYTGKAWTGFQPTTLIVVAPAPQPVTEIILVNIETGGWFSRLTGRIDVVDKHVDPPRGPLAPGIPPPVPWKPTTPTATASTSAKGSTSASGSTSAKGSTSASGSTSAASSGATSSGATSSAATSSGATTSGSATSGSTTSGSTTSGSTTSSGTPSGTTASSSTSTSTGSASASGSSASTTTTRAPTATETTTTRAPTATETTTTRAPTATETMTARSPTATETTASRPPTATETTVSRPPTTTETTTTGTGTTTGTRTTP
- a CDS encoding DUF6542 domain-containing protein, whose product is MAGQRARTSYQDAGPRTEDPAVPAQRSRAAGGDADPAREARAQRGGASRRRQQARRRGGPLAALTAVGLPLVGGIADELSGPGAGILFAVGAVLGTGLAALLCSRAGRWWVVTAAPVVVLLTASGVEYLCNPDKYQGKGLGTGAVRWMVGAFPVMAEAVAVVLLVIVVRAVLERRRPARAGAPSGRGRRG
- a CDS encoding winged helix-turn-helix transcriptional regulator → MTRRVRDAFDGLRRFGQFQKNLGLAKDILSARLADLVANGVFELAPAADGGPYQEYLLTEQGRALFPVITALRQWGDQWFFAEGEPRARLVDRASGAPVAPVEVRAADGRVLGPAEAEVLLPGAGA
- the galE gene encoding UDP-glucose 4-epimerase GalE, whose amino-acid sequence is MRKVLITGGAGFIGSTVASVLLDRGITPVVLDDLSKGRAEFVRNRVFYQGDIADAALLERIFTEHPDIDATVHCAARIIVPESVAKPLFYYRENVAKTVELLDALQRHGCTRVVFSSSASIYAPTPDAKVDESSAVEANSPYARTKLMMEQVLQDWTRGEGAEQQRVIALRYFNPIGADSQLRTGLQNLNPSHALGKLIEAHTYGTPFTVTGVDWPTRDGSGIRDYIHVQDLAEAHVAALLRFDEVIAPDAADRYRAINVGTGEGTTVRELVAAFEQAVGTELDVREAGPRPGDVIGCYASVDAARDLLGWAPQRTLAEGVADALAWRTKWAAELGVS
- a CDS encoding LCP family protein — its product is MAELSNRPRGRVPGRGPAPLTVAGRTLACAVSVAVLGASGFTWYEYRSLDDGVFKSTALADAKKNAPPHLDKSVNLLLIGLDSRKDMDGNDLPKQFVEDELHAGSSEIGGYNTNALIVLHIPANGGKVTALSVPRDDYVQTVGADGRMHKIKEAYGIAKEAAEAKLAGKALSRAELERQSREAGRSATIQTVQSFLDVPIDHFAEVNLIGFYDIAKAVEPIQVCLNHPVDDPIIARTATHEGGGTGLKLPAGISSLDAAQALSFVRQRHHLTNGDLDRTHRQQAFISSVEYRLKQQGILNDFGQMQKLFEVVKKDVVIDNEWNVLDFAQQAPNLTGGNVEFNTLPITGFKTIGGQEVNTVNPDLIKRIVRQLFNHEQAPAVPATAPGNAPSETATSTPSPSAAPKSVVDVNAAAGAGAAATESKALVELGYQAGRIGEAPARTRATAVTYGSGAKADAQAVAARYGVTAVPSSAVAAGHVLVTLAATRTPTPTPTAPSAGASAPADGSADPAAGLPMQGPAVKAGGIPCVD
- a CDS encoding lytic transglycosylase domain-containing protein; amino-acid sequence: MSEEQKGSRWGRWIVIGVLAAAGWGIVRGGGHEPATSSAAPSSSPSTTAAAPSAASPGASSASPSKPSGSYEPADYAAPVRQYAGEAGVNPQLLMAILYNEAYKPHDPEFERAWQRNKPDAAFGIANMHRAAFDDTKPGRPFASRRWEELPDDRNLAIQAAAWHLHDLAGQLPARVSAPLDKDELLALGYNAGAGNMLAFARGVKIGPQAQSYLDRLHDNWARSGEAVR
- a CDS encoding antitoxin, which gives rise to MFESLKNLADKATDLAREHSDVLGQGLEKVGEVIDDRTDGKYSGQIDTGVEKAKDFLRNLDGEQKTAE